One genomic window of Sodaliphilus pleomorphus includes the following:
- a CDS encoding RelA/SpoT family protein — protein sequence MTEATNESPQREEQMIEAAYQNLLNGYLSSNHRKKVEIIEKAFRFAKEAHKGIRRRSGEPYIMHPIAVATIVSQEIGLGSTSICAALLHDVVEDTDYTIEDIEAQFGKKIAQIVEGLTKISGGIFGTHASAQAENFRKLLLTMSSDIRVILIKMADRLHNMRTLASMPPNKQYKIAGETLYIYAPLAHRLGLFAIKTELEDLSFKYEHPEAYKAIDEQIEKSAPHNQEVFARFAAPIRERLDKMGLKYEFKARVKNRYSIWKKMETKHIPFSEVYDFYAARIVFECPNEADEKRICWNIYSEITDLYRLHPDRTRDWISTPKANGYRALHITVMGPDGNWVEVQIRSRRMDDIAERGFAAHWKYKIGEGEEESELQAWLQTIEDILKNPEPNAVDFLDTIKLNLFAREIVVFTPKGELITLPNDSTVLDLAFTLHTEIGTHCIAGKINHKLVPLSYKLQSGDQVEVLTSKSQQPSPEWEKYLVTAKGKTRLRAALRHNRRKVIDKGQAQLTAFLEQNNVPVTNETMTRIVGSERVPNKEELFYMIGNNEIALSPQILKALRPASHGILNRLMRPFGNRSKQAHDTAAPEPATLAAHDIDYKKVYELKTVDGKPNYKLAPCCHPIPGDDVLGFVNDNNEVVVHKMDCETANRLKASFGPRIVQCRWETKSATFMATIAIEGIDRMGILQEIIYLISTNLAINIRRLDVSADEGVFHCELDVLIEDTEVVTNLCKRLKKVKGVNSASRVS from the coding sequence ATGACAGAGGCAACTAACGAGAGCCCTCAGCGTGAGGAGCAGATGATTGAGGCGGCCTATCAGAATCTTTTAAACGGCTACTTGTCAAGCAATCATCGCAAGAAAGTGGAAATCATTGAGAAGGCATTCCGGTTTGCGAAAGAGGCCCACAAGGGCATACGTCGCCGCTCGGGAGAGCCCTACATCATGCACCCCATAGCCGTGGCCACGATTGTGAGCCAGGAGATTGGGTTGGGGTCCACCTCGATATGCGCCGCGCTGCTTCACGACGTGGTAGAGGACACCGACTACACCATCGAGGACATCGAGGCCCAGTTTGGCAAGAAGATAGCCCAGATCGTGGAGGGACTCACCAAGATATCGGGTGGCATCTTCGGCACCCATGCCTCGGCGCAGGCCGAGAACTTCAGGAAGCTGCTGCTCACGATGAGCTCCGACATACGCGTGATACTCATCAAGATGGCCGACCGCCTGCACAACATGCGCACCTTGGCCTCGATGCCGCCCAACAAGCAGTACAAGATAGCCGGCGAGACACTCTACATCTACGCCCCGCTGGCCCACCGCCTGGGCCTGTTTGCCATCAAGACCGAGCTCGAGGACTTGAGCTTCAAGTATGAGCACCCCGAGGCCTACAAGGCCATCGACGAGCAAATCGAGAAATCGGCGCCCCACAACCAGGAGGTGTTTGCCCGCTTTGCCGCGCCCATTCGCGAGCGTCTCGACAAGATGGGCCTCAAGTATGAGTTCAAGGCCAGGGTCAAAAACCGCTACTCGATATGGAAGAAGATGGAGACCAAGCACATCCCCTTCAGCGAGGTCTACGACTTCTATGCCGCGCGCATCGTCTTTGAGTGCCCCAACGAGGCCGACGAGAAACGCATATGCTGGAACATCTACAGCGAGATCACCGACCTCTACCGCCTGCACCCCGACCGCACCCGCGACTGGATAAGCACCCCCAAGGCCAACGGCTACCGCGCCCTGCACATCACGGTGATGGGCCCCGACGGCAACTGGGTGGAGGTGCAGATACGCAGTCGCCGCATGGACGACATCGCCGAGCGCGGCTTTGCAGCCCACTGGAAGTACAAGATAGGCGAGGGCGAGGAGGAAAGCGAGCTCCAGGCCTGGCTGCAGACCATCGAGGACATCTTGAAGAATCCCGAGCCCAATGCCGTCGACTTTCTCGACACCATCAAGCTCAACCTCTTTGCCCGCGAGATAGTGGTGTTCACCCCCAAGGGCGAGCTCATCACCCTGCCCAACGACTCCACCGTGCTCGATCTGGCCTTCACCCTGCACACCGAGATAGGCACTCATTGCATTGCCGGCAAAATCAACCACAAGCTCGTGCCCCTGTCCTACAAGCTGCAGAGCGGCGATCAGGTGGAGGTGCTCACCAGCAAGAGCCAGCAACCCAGCCCCGAGTGGGAGAAATACCTGGTCACGGCCAAGGGCAAGACACGCCTGCGGGCAGCCTTGCGCCACAACCGCCGCAAGGTGATCGACAAGGGCCAGGCCCAGCTCACGGCCTTCCTCGAGCAAAACAACGTGCCCGTGACCAACGAGACGATGACCCGCATCGTGGGCAGCGAGCGCGTGCCCAACAAGGAGGAGCTCTTCTACATGATAGGCAACAACGAGATTGCGCTCTCGCCGCAGATACTCAAAGCCTTGCGACCGGCCAGCCACGGCATTCTCAACCGCCTGATGCGCCCCTTTGGCAACCGCTCCAAGCAGGCACACGACACCGCTGCCCCCGAGCCTGCAACATTGGCAGCCCACGACATCGACTACAAAAAGGTGTATGAGCTCAAGACCGTCGACGGCAAGCCCAACTACAAGCTGGCCCCCTGCTGCCACCCTATACCGGGCGACGACGTGCTGGGCTTTGTCAACGACAACAACGAGGTGGTGGTGCACAAGATGGACTGCGAGACGGCCAACCGCCTCAAGGCCAGCTTCGGGCCCCGCATCGTGCAGTGCAGGTGGGAGACCAAGAGCGCCACTTTCATGGCAACCATCGCCATCGAGGGCATCGACCGCATGGGCATCTTGCAGGAAATCATCTACTTGATATCGACCAACCTGGCCATCAATATACGCCGTCTCGACGTGAGCGCCGACGAGGGCGTGTTTCACTGCGAGCTCGATGTGCTCATCGAGGACACCGAGGTCGTGACCAACTTGTGCAAGCGCCTGAAGAAAGTGAAGGGCGTGAACTCGGCCTCGCGCGTGAGTTGA
- a CDS encoding HD family phosphohydrolase: MEKSKRDNLLIIAMLVVATALITFCLPSKNFRNLDYRQGKPWSYPMLKAPFDIPIEYDTITKHRIIDSINVNFVKIYRTDYRVVNKQLNALSRALAIQPETSPAMRQAIVSAVSRIYDNGIVDNDTYDQISRNQLPQVRMLTNKVADLVSTEHMASVREAYADLDTLLPGSQYRSVLSSISIANYLEPNVLYDSVETKKLLDDAYQRALAPRGVVQTGESIIFPGNLVTPQKYMILQTYERMMREREMHPNGINYGILGQLTFVSIIMIVFYIFMKLMRPRTFANLRKMVFLISFDTLFVVMVEIVVAFRPSYLGIIPFALVPIIVTTFCDTRTSFFINMIVVILCSLVADNQAEFIVMQFLAGNIAIVSIKELSRRSQLARCAAYIFLVYSLCFISFQVMHEGNLDSVFANNNWHPFLKFAINCAVLSFAYILIFLIEKLFGFTSTVTLVELSDINTPVLRELSEACPGTFQHSLQVANLAAEAAHEIGANPQLARAGALYHDIGKIDNPAFFTENQNGVNPHDSLTPDQSARIVINHVADGLKRADKAKLPQVIKDFISQHHGKGRTRYFYTMACKAHPGEVVDPAPYTYPGPNPRTKETAILMMADSCEAAARSLKNPDEKDIANVVNNIIDTQMREGLLNDSPISFNDIGVIKATFVERLRTFYHMRVAYPEEIKPVVRPDVDVDADDDMQLS, translated from the coding sequence ATGGAAAAGTCAAAACGCGACAATCTCCTCATCATAGCCATGCTGGTCGTGGCCACGGCACTCATCACCTTCTGCCTGCCCAGCAAGAACTTCCGCAACCTCGACTACCGCCAGGGCAAGCCGTGGTCCTATCCCATGCTCAAGGCACCGTTCGACATCCCCATCGAGTATGACACCATCACTAAGCACCGCATCATCGACAGCATCAATGTCAACTTTGTGAAAATATACCGCACCGACTACCGTGTGGTCAACAAGCAGCTCAATGCCCTGAGCAGGGCTCTTGCCATCCAGCCCGAGACAAGCCCCGCGATGCGCCAGGCCATCGTGAGCGCCGTGAGCCGCATCTACGACAACGGCATCGTCGACAACGACACCTACGACCAGATATCGCGCAACCAGCTGCCGCAGGTGCGCATGCTCACCAACAAGGTGGCCGACCTGGTATCGACCGAGCACATGGCCTCGGTGCGCGAGGCCTATGCCGACCTCGACACCCTGCTGCCAGGCTCGCAATACCGCTCGGTGCTGTCGTCGATATCGATTGCCAACTATCTGGAGCCTAATGTGCTCTACGACTCGGTCGAGACCAAGAAACTGCTCGACGACGCCTATCAGAGAGCCCTGGCCCCGCGCGGAGTGGTGCAGACGGGCGAGAGCATCATCTTCCCCGGCAACCTGGTCACCCCGCAGAAGTACATGATATTGCAGACCTATGAGCGCATGATGCGCGAGCGCGAGATGCACCCCAACGGCATCAACTATGGCATACTGGGGCAGCTCACATTTGTGTCGATCATCATGATTGTGTTCTACATCTTCATGAAGCTCATGCGCCCCCGCACGTTTGCCAACTTGCGCAAGATGGTGTTTCTCATCTCCTTCGACACGCTTTTTGTGGTCATGGTAGAGATCGTGGTGGCCTTCCGCCCGTCCTATCTGGGCATCATCCCCTTTGCCTTGGTGCCCATCATTGTCACCACCTTCTGCGACACGCGCACATCGTTTTTCATCAACATGATTGTGGTGATACTGTGCTCGCTGGTGGCCGACAATCAGGCCGAGTTTATCGTGATGCAGTTTCTGGCCGGCAACATTGCCATCGTCTCGATCAAGGAGCTGTCGCGGCGCTCGCAACTGGCGCGCTGCGCGGCCTATATCTTCCTGGTCTACAGCCTGTGCTTCATTTCCTTCCAAGTCATGCACGAGGGCAACCTCGACAGTGTGTTTGCCAACAACAACTGGCACCCGTTCCTCAAGTTTGCCATCAACTGCGCCGTGCTCTCGTTTGCCTACATCCTGATTTTCCTCATCGAGAAGCTGTTTGGCTTCACCTCGACGGTGACCCTGGTCGAGCTTTCCGACATCAACACCCCGGTGCTGCGAGAGCTCTCCGAGGCCTGCCCGGGCACCTTCCAGCACTCGCTGCAGGTGGCCAACCTGGCCGCCGAGGCTGCCCACGAGATAGGTGCCAACCCGCAGTTGGCCCGTGCCGGCGCCCTTTATCACGACATAGGCAAGATCGACAACCCGGCGTTTTTCACCGAGAATCAGAATGGCGTCAACCCCCACGACAGCCTCACCCCCGACCAGAGCGCCCGCATCGTGATCAATCATGTGGCCGACGGCCTCAAGCGCGCCGACAAGGCCAAGCTGCCCCAGGTGATCAAGGACTTCATCTCGCAGCATCACGGCAAGGGCCGCACCCGCTACTTCTACACCATGGCCTGCAAGGCTCATCCAGGCGAGGTGGTTGACCCTGCGCCCTATACCTATCCCGGTCCCAACCCGCGCACCAAGGAGACGGCCATCTTGATGATGGCCGACTCCTGCGAGGCCGCCGCCCGCTCGCTCAAGAACCCCGACGAGAAAGACATTGCCAATGTGGTCAACAACATCATCGACACGCAGATGCGAGAGGGCCTGCTCAACGACTCGCCCATCAGCTTCAATGACATAGGCGTGATCAAGGCCACCTTTGTCGAGCGGCTGCGCACGTTCTACCACATGCGCGTGGCCTATCCCGAGGAAATCAAGCCCGTGGTGCGCCCCGATGTCGATGTCGATGCCGACGACGACATGCAGCTCTCGTGA
- a CDS encoding DUF4919 domain-containing protein: protein MRKFFNYTLVVMLLALFTVPVLWAERKVELKPVDFDRVKKVSQDPRSRYYFPRLEKLYRSNTDTTMNLEDFRNLYYGYMFQEDYNPYRESQYSNKVEQLYYKKPHSRAECDSIEKYARLSLDDNIFDFDQMQFYIYILKEKKKYASAAVRSNKLERLIAAIISSGKGTKEEPWVVICPAHEYNIVNFLGFVATNHQEVDGCLDYITVEHKEGSKVQGFYFDIGHMLQEAKRKGYDN from the coding sequence ATGCGCAAATTTTTCAACTACACACTCGTTGTCATGCTGCTTGCCCTCTTCACGGTGCCCGTGCTGTGGGCCGAGCGCAAGGTCGAGCTCAAGCCGGTCGACTTCGACCGCGTCAAGAAGGTGAGCCAGGACCCCCGGTCGCGCTACTACTTCCCGCGGCTCGAGAAGCTGTACCGCAGCAACACCGACACCACGATGAATCTCGAGGACTTCCGCAACCTCTACTACGGCTACATGTTCCAGGAGGACTACAACCCCTACCGCGAGTCGCAGTACAGCAACAAGGTGGAGCAGCTCTACTACAAGAAGCCTCACTCGCGTGCCGAGTGCGACAGCATCGAGAAGTATGCCCGCCTCTCGCTCGACGACAACATCTTCGACTTCGACCAGATGCAGTTCTACATCTACATCCTCAAGGAGAAAAAGAAATATGCCAGCGCCGCCGTGCGCAGCAACAAGCTCGAGCGCCTCATCGCCGCCATCATCTCCTCGGGCAAGGGCACCAAAGAGGAGCCTTGGGTGGTGATATGCCCGGCCCACGAGTACAACATTGTCAACTTCCTGGGCTTTGTGGCCACCAATCACCAGGAGGTGGACGGCTGCCTCGACTACATCACTGTCGAGCACAAGGAAGGCAGCAAGGTGCAAGGCTTCTATTTCGACATCGGCCACATGCTGCAAGAGGCCAAGCGCAAGGGCTACGACAATTGA
- a CDS encoding S-adenosylmethionine:tRNA ribosyltransferase-isomerase, whose translation MTLKEKVQNLKITDYNYPLPDERIAKHPLHEREQCKLLEFTPAQGMSEHRFYEVPALLPQGTMLVYNNTRVINARLRFRKDTGSTIEIFCLEPVLPRDYEQIFQTTGACTWLCLVGNSKRWKQGALSQVVEVDGRKLTLTATRGERRGNSWEIAFAWDGDQVTFASLLDAIGEIPIPPYLNRKTEQSDATDYQTVYSHIDGSVAAPTAGLHFTSEVLAECDRRGIARRELTLHVGAGTFQPVKSENIGGHEMHYEFISVQRSLLVDLINAQGPVVAVGTTSVRTLESLYYIGQVLETHPDADEDQLTVTQWMPYDTPCTISTQKALRNIVDYLDRHHAECYMGSTQLMIAPGFKYRIIDGMITNFHQPQSTLLLLVSAFVGNDNWRPIYDYALGHGFRFLSYGDACLFLK comes from the coding sequence ATGACACTGAAAGAGAAAGTACAAAATCTGAAGATAACCGACTACAACTATCCCTTGCCCGACGAGCGCATCGCCAAGCACCCCCTGCACGAGCGGGAGCAGTGCAAGCTGCTGGAGTTCACGCCCGCGCAGGGCATGAGCGAGCACCGCTTCTACGAGGTGCCGGCATTGCTGCCACAGGGCACGATGCTTGTCTACAACAACACGCGCGTCATCAACGCCCGCCTGCGTTTCCGCAAGGACACCGGCTCCACAATCGAAATCTTCTGTCTCGAGCCAGTGCTGCCGCGCGACTACGAGCAGATATTCCAGACCACCGGCGCCTGCACCTGGCTGTGCCTGGTGGGCAACAGCAAGCGCTGGAAGCAGGGTGCGCTCTCGCAGGTGGTCGAGGTCGACGGCCGCAAGCTCACACTCACGGCTACGCGCGGCGAGCGTCGCGGCAACTCGTGGGAAATTGCCTTTGCCTGGGATGGCGACCAGGTGACCTTTGCCTCGCTGCTCGATGCCATAGGCGAGATACCCATTCCGCCCTACTTGAACCGCAAGACCGAGCAGAGCGATGCCACCGACTACCAGACGGTGTACAGCCACATCGACGGCAGCGTGGCTGCCCCCACGGCCGGCTTGCACTTCACCAGCGAGGTGCTTGCCGAGTGTGACCGCCGCGGCATTGCACGCCGCGAGCTCACACTGCACGTGGGCGCCGGCACTTTCCAGCCGGTCAAGAGCGAGAACATAGGCGGCCACGAGATGCACTATGAGTTTATCTCGGTGCAGCGCAGCCTGCTCGTCGACCTCATCAATGCCCAGGGCCCCGTTGTGGCCGTGGGCACGACCAGCGTGCGCACGCTCGAGAGCCTCTACTACATAGGGCAGGTGCTCGAGACGCACCCCGATGCCGACGAGGATCAACTCACCGTGACGCAGTGGATGCCCTACGACACCCCCTGCACGATCTCGACCCAGAAGGCGCTGCGCAACATCGTCGACTATCTCGACCGGCATCATGCCGAGTGCTACATGGGCAGCACACAGCTCATGATAGCCCCCGGCTTCAAGTACCGCATCATCGACGGCATGATCACCAATTTTCACCAGCCCCAGAGCACACTGCTGCTGCTCGTGTCGGCCTTTGTGGGCAACGACAACTGGCGCCCCATCTACGACTACGCCCTCGGTCACGGCTTCCGCTTCTTGAGCTACGGCGACGCCTGCCTCTTCTTGAAGTGA
- a CDS encoding polyprenyl synthetase family protein — translation MLSFNEYRNLVNDAILAIPYPKQPENLYEPIRYTMGMGGKRIRPVLVLMACEAMGGDVNKAVEPAVGLELYHNFTLLHDDVMDKADVRRGMPTVHRRWGDNAAILSGDTMLSMAARHMSHVDDDKLPAVMRLFNDTAIEVCEGQQYDMDYELLANVSVADYMEMIRLKTSVLLGCACKLGAIVAGTGEQDASNLYTVGLNLGLAFQLQDDLLDVWGDEATFGKEIGGDIMNGKKTFLLVNALAMASDDQLAELRRWLNDEYAVKQEKVAAVTAIYEQMGLKQLTEKEIVAYSQKALEALDKVKMPDEAKQQFATFIQDLVGRDK, via the coding sequence ATGCTCAGTTTTAATGAATATCGCAATTTGGTGAATGACGCTATCCTGGCCATTCCCTATCCCAAGCAACCCGAGAACCTGTATGAACCCATTCGCTACACGATGGGCATGGGGGGCAAGCGCATCAGGCCCGTGCTCGTGCTCATGGCCTGCGAGGCCATGGGCGGCGATGTGAACAAGGCTGTTGAGCCCGCTGTGGGCCTGGAGCTGTACCACAACTTCACCTTGCTGCACGACGATGTAATGGACAAGGCCGACGTGCGCCGCGGCATGCCCACCGTGCACCGCCGCTGGGGCGACAATGCAGCCATCTTGAGCGGCGACACCATGCTCAGCATGGCCGCCCGCCACATGAGCCACGTCGACGACGACAAGCTGCCTGCAGTGATGCGCCTCTTCAACGACACGGCCATCGAGGTGTGCGAGGGGCAGCAGTACGACATGGACTACGAGCTGCTGGCCAATGTGAGCGTGGCCGACTACATGGAGATGATACGCCTCAAGACCTCGGTGCTGCTGGGCTGTGCCTGCAAGCTGGGCGCCATCGTGGCCGGTACCGGCGAGCAGGATGCCAGCAATCTCTACACCGTGGGTCTCAACCTTGGTCTCGCCTTCCAGCTGCAAGACGACCTGCTCGACGTGTGGGGCGACGAGGCTACCTTCGGCAAGGAGATAGGCGGCGACATCATGAACGGCAAGAAAACTTTCTTGCTGGTCAACGCCCTGGCCATGGCCAGCGACGACCAGCTCGCCGAGCTGCGGCGCTGGCTCAACGACGAGTATGCCGTCAAGCAGGAAAAGGTGGCCGCCGTCACGGCCATCTATGAGCAAATGGGTCTCAAGCAGCTCACCGAGAAAGAAATAGTGGCCTATAGCCAGAAGGCGCTCGAGGCCCTCGACAAGGTGAAAATGCCCGACGAGGCCAAGCAGCAGTTTGCTACGTTTATCCAAGACCTGGTGGGCCGCGACAAGTAA